Proteins found in one Fusarium keratoplasticum isolate Fu6.1 chromosome 12, whole genome shotgun sequence genomic segment:
- a CDS encoding Hydrolase-4 domain-containing protein translates to MPYLEIEKKRLFYTQVGAETPRAGSPVLVFIHGLGSSHSFYTPVMGHLAAAGYSSVAFDVYGSGLSELVPGTDDPTFDSIAQDVESLVSKLNIPIDNVVAVGHSMGGIVVAKLASRNNLRGAVLIGPVLPKPAMAGIFSARVETVREYGMEAMAKTIPFAATGSKANSTQKAFIRTLLLSQKTDGYISLCNAIAKAERPSYSDAHSPLLIIAGEEDKTSPVADSETMLASWGCDNAAKNIRILPGVGHWHCIEAADEVGSALEDFVSKLG, encoded by the exons ATGCCCTACCTTGAGATCGAGAAGAAGCGGCTCTTCTACACCCAGGTGGGAGCTGAAACCCCTCGCGCAGGATCGCCAGTGTTGGTCTTCATCCATGGACTTGGTTCATCTCACTCGTTTTATACGCCCGTGATGGGCCATCTTGCGGCTGCAGGATATTCATCTGTTGCATTTGACGTCTATG GAAGTGGCCTCTCCGAGTTGGTACCAGGGACTGACGATCCGACTTTTGATTCGATAGCTCAAGATGTCGAGAGTCTAGTTTCCAAGCTGAACATTCCCATTGACAATGTCGTTGCCGTCGGCCATTCAATGGGTGGCATTGTTGTCGCAAAACTTGCGTCAAGGAACAACCTTCGTGGTGCAGTCCTCATTGGGCCAGTTTTGCCCAAGCCGGCAATGGCAGGCATCTTCAGCGCGAGAGTTGAGACAGTGAGAGAAT ATGGGATGGAAGCAATGGCCAAGACGATCCCTTTTGCTGCGACGGGTTCCAAGGCCAACTCGACGCAAAAGGCGTTTATTCGAACGCTGCTCCTGTCTCAAAAGACAGATGGATACATTTCCCTGTGCAATGCCATTGCGAAGGCTGAGCGACCCTCATACTCTGATGCTCACTCGCCTTTGCTCATCATTGCAGGCGAGGAGGATAAAACAAGCCCAGTTGCTGATTCCGAAACGATGTTGGCCAG CTGGGGATGCGATAATGCGGCCAAGAACATTCGAATTCTCCCCGGTGTTGGACATTGGCATTGTATCGAAGCTGCGGATGAAGTCGGTTCAGCTCTGGAGGACTTCGTCTCAAAACTGGGTTGA